In Planococcus shixiaomingii, the DNA window TTGCACTGAATGTGAGACCAGTAAACTATTCAATTTCCCTTGAATATGCCCGCCCCACTTTTCAAATTCGACTAAGAATCCGTCATGCCCAAAATCAGTTTCAACAAGCTCCCAAGATGCTTTCGGCAATTCTTTCAGCCATGGCACCATCAACTCTTGAGGATAAAGCAAGTCATTAGTAAAAGATAAAGATAAAATTTCGGTTTCCACTTTCACCTCTCGTACGTCATGTGTATTCATGGCTTTTAGAAGTGTTACATAACTATTGGCGTCAAAGCGTTTTGCCAATTTTTCTCCTTGGTAGGTTAAATACGATTCGACGTCAAATTGCTTGCCGTTATGGTCGCGGCCAAAACGACCATTGAACATCTCACTGCTTCGATACGTTACCATACCCGCCATACGCGCAATGCGGAAACCGTTAAGCTGGGTAGAATCGATATAATTGCCGCCATTGAAATTTGAATCACCTTCAATCGCTTGAATGCCAATGTGATTAAAAGCAATTCCGTAATCGCTATAAGCCGGCGTTACTGCAAGCGGAAAAATCGTATCCACAAAATCCGGATAAAGATGCCCCCACTCCAGCGTCTTCATGCCGCCGAGCGAACCGCCGATTACTGCAGCTAAATGATTGATGCCCAACTTTTGGAGCGCGGCATGTTCTGCCTGCACCATGTCCCGGATGGTCAAGAGCGGAAAAGAAGCGCGGTACGGTTCTCCGGTTTCAGGATCGATTGACTGCGGACCGGTGGATCCGTTGCAACCGCCTAAAATGTTGAAGGTGATCACTTGAAACCTGTTCGTATCCACGGCTTTTCCCGGGCCGATCAATCCCGCCCACCACCCTGGCTTTTCCTCTGTACCGACACTGTATTGGTCTCCGGTCAGTGCATGGCAGACGAGGATGGCCGGAGCATCTCTTTCGCCGCATCGTTCATAAGCGAGTGTTACGTCATGCAACGTATGGTTTGACTCGAGAGTGAAAGAGCCGATGGATACGACAGCCATATCGATCTCCTCCTTAAACGTTTTCTAGAACCGCTGATTTGATGGCTTGTTCAAGATCCGCAATCAAATCATCCGCATTTTCCAGTCCGACCGACAGGCGAATCAATTCTTCCGTAACGCCGGACAATTCCAATTCCTCTTTTTGCAACTGCTGATGCGTCGTTGAAGCTGGATGGATGATGAGCGATTTTGCATCTCCGACATTGGCTACATGCGACCATAATGCAACACTATCGATTACTTTTCTGCCCGCTTCGCGTCCGCCTTTCACCCCGAAGTTGACGATGGATCCAAACGTACCCTTCAAGTATTTTTGAGCGAGGCCATGGGATGGATGATCTTCAAAACCGATATAATTGACCCACTCCACTTGCGGATGTTCTTTTAAAAATTCAGCCACTTTCCGTGCGTTGCTGCTGTGTTTCGGCAACCGCAGATGCAAAGTTTCAAGACCCTGTAAAAATGCATGTGCGCTCTCCGGGCTTAACGACGGTCCGAAGTCCCGAAGCAATTGTACGCGAAGCTTTGTCGCAAACGCCGCTTCCGGAACATCAACTCCAAACCGGATACCATGATAGCTTTCATCCGGTTCTGTGTAGTTCGGGAAGCGCGGGTTGTTCCAGTCGAATTTCCCTGCATCGACTGCAACGCCACCAATTGTCGTGCCGTGTCCGCCGATCCATTTTGTTGCCGAATGGATGACGACATCCGCTCCAAATTCGATCGGGTTGCTGCCGTATGGCGAAGCGAATGTATTGTCAATCAACAGAGGAACGCCGTTTTCGTGTGCAATGTCCGCCACTTTTTCAACGTCGAAAACATTCAAGCTTGGATTGCCGATAATTTCCCCGAACACCGCTTTTGTTTTATCGGTGATCGCTGCCCTAAAGTTTTCCGGATCCGTCGCATCAACAAATTTCACTGTAATACCGTAACGCGGCAGCGTGTTGGCGAACAAATTATAGGTACCTCCGTATAAATTGCTGTCAGAGACAATCTCATCTCCTGCTTCGGCAATGTTAAGTATAGAAAATGCGATGGCCGCCATGCCGGAAGCAAGCGCCACTGCAGCGGTCCCGCCTTCAAGCAGCGCCACCCGCTGCTCAAACACATCGACCGTCGGGTTCATAATGCGCGAGTAGATGTTCCCTGTTTCTTTCAAGCCAAAGAGATTTTGTGCATGCTCCGTATTTTTGAATACATAAGAAGTTGTTTTGTGAATCGGTACCCCTCTTGCACCTGTCCCTGGATCAGGCTGCTGTCCTCCATGCAATAAAAGCGTTTCTGGTTTAAAATTTGTCATCATCGATTCCTCCTAAGGTTTTATTGATGGATTACAAAGACGAGGAGGGAACAGAAAAAGGCCCTCTTCGTTAAGAAGAGGGCCGTCATTTACGGAGATACCTCCTCTTATCTGCCAGACCAATTTGCAGGTCTGTAGGATTTAGCACCTTTACAAGCAGGCTGCTTGTAGGTTGCCGGGCATCGCAGGGCCTATTCCCTCCGCCACTCTTGATAAGAGTATTCAGATTTAGTTTTCCATCATGTGAAGAAGTATAAAAATTCTTTTTACTTTTGTCAAGCGAAGTTGTTAAAAAATTTTGAAACCTTCTCACTTTTGATACGTTTATTAAGTAAGAAAAGAGGGATCGATATGATTTTATGGACTGCAATCGCACTTATAACAGGATATTTTATCGGCTGTCTACATGGATCAACGGTTGCCCAGCTCTTCTCAGGCATCAACATCAAAAATGAAGGCATCAAAAATTCAGGAGCATCCAACGCCGCGATTGTGCTTGGCTGGAAATATGGGGTACTCGTCGCTTTTCTCGATATTTTCAAAGGCTTTATCGCAGTTGCGGGATTAAGGATGTTGCTTGAGAGCTTCGGCTTGTCGAATGAACTGGTCTGGACGCTGTTGTTTGTGATCGGAGCCGGAGTTGTCTTTGGGCATAACTTTCCTTTCTACATGAATTTCGACGGCGGAAAAGGAACCGCTGCAGTCATCGGTGTCATGCTTGCGCTCGATTGGAAATTGGGGTTGGCTGGCGGGTTATTGATGGTGGCTGCTGCTTTGACGACGGGTTATCTGGTCATCGGAGTGCTTCTTCTCTACGGTATGTTTCTCGCTATTGCCTTTTGGCCGGCCGAAAGCATGTGGCCAATCGGGATGGCCCTTTTGCTTTGCGCTATGGCGGTATGGAAGCACCTCGAGAACATTGCGCGCATTAAAAATGGCACTGAACCAAAAGTCTATTCCGTCTTCAAGAAAAAGCCGGCCGGCTCTAGTTAAGAGCTGCCGGTTTTAGTTTTTACAAACAGCTTTACTTAATGGATAAACTAACGAACTTAAAACTTTTTTCAAAATAATGCCTTGACTTTTTTATTATTCCACTCTAAAGTAAGACTCACGAATCGAATACGTACATCACTTTCTTATCAAGAGAAACCGAGGGACAGGCCCTATGACGTTTCAGCAGCAGGTTTGCTTAATGCAAACACTGTGCTAACTCCTGCAAATGCGCTTTATGCATTTGGAAGATAAGAAATTAGATGGTTTCATGCCGAAGCCTTCTTTTTTCTTGTGGATAAGAAAAAAGAGGGCTTTTTTTCGTTCATTTTTGGAAGGCTGATGTACAAGATTTAAATTATTTAAGGAGGAAGATCATGATTCAATTCGAGGGAGTCACCAAAACCTACCAGTCAGGGAAACAAGAAATCCACGCGTTAAACGGCATCGACCTGACAGTGGAAACCGGAGAGATTTTCGGCGTCATCGGTTTTAGCGGTGCTGGAAAAAGCTCACTCATCCGTACCGTCAACCTACTGGAACGCCCTACTAAAGGGCTCGTGAAAATACACGGCAAAGACATTTCCACTTTATCCAGCAAAGAAATACGGAAAACGCGTAAAGACATCGGAATGATCTTCCAGCATTTTAATCTGCTGAATTCCAAAACAGTTTTTCACAATGTGGCAATGCCACTCATTTTAGCGAATACACCAAAAGACAAAATTAAAGATCAAGTGAAAAATTTGCTCGATTTTGTCGGCCTTGCTGACCAGGCCCAGAAATACCCGGATCAATTGTCGGGCGGACAAAAGCAGCGCATCGGGATTGCCCGCGCTCTTGCTACGAACCCTTCCGTTCTCCTTTGCGATGAAGCAACATCTGCACTGGATCCTCAAACGACCCAATCAATTTTGGATCTGCTCCGGAAAATTAACCGCGAGTACAATATCACCATTTTGCTGATCACACACGAAATGGGTGTCATTCGGGAAATATGCGACAAAGTGGCTGTCCTGGAAGCCGGAAAAGTCATTGAACAAGGCAGCGTTTTTGACATTTTCACTAACCCGCAGCAGCCGACAACCCAGCGCTTTGTCCGTTCCGTCATGAACGATGAACTGCCGGAATCGCTGCTGCAGCAAATACAGAATGCCGGAAGCAATCATTCCATTTACCGCATTCAGTTTCACGGGAAATCAGTTGGGCGGCCGCTCATATCTCAAGTATCCCGTGAATTCAATCTTGATCTCAATGTGCTGTTCGGCAACATCACGGAACTTCAAGGCAGGCCATACGGCAATTTGATTGTCGAATTTATTGGCGACCGCGCTGAAATCATCCGTGCTTTAACCGCAATCCAAAACAGCGACGCCACGGTTGAGGAGGTACAAAACTATGCTAGTTGATAACGAACAAATTTTAGAAGCTCTGTGGGAAACCGTTTATATGACGGGCGTCTCTTTTATCTTCTCATTGGTAATTGGATTGCCGCTCGGTATTTTGCTGGTGGTGACCCGGAAAGGACACCTGCTTCAAAATGAACCTGTCTTCAAAGTGTTGAATGTTCTTATCAACATTTTCCGTTCAGTACCTTTTATCATTTTGATGGTCGCAATCATCCCGTTGACCCGGCTGATTGTCGGGACATCGATTGGAACAGCAGCAGCGATCGTCCCGCTCGTCTTTTACGCAGGGCCTTATATCGCCCGGCTGATCGAGAACTCTTTGCTTGAAGTCGACAAAGGCGTCATCGAAGCGGCTCAAGCGATGGGCGCATCACCTGGTCAGATCATTTTCCGTTTTCTCATACCGGAAGCGCTCAGTTCACTCGTTTTAGCCTTAACGATTGCCATTGTCGGTTTGATCGGTGCATCAGCGATGGCCGGCGCGATTGGCGGAGGCGGCCTTGGCGACTTAGCTATTACATATGGCTACCAGCGATTTGATACGCTCGTCATGGTATTGACTGTCGCGATACTTGTCGTGCTGGTGCAAGGCGTACAGTCGTTTGGCAATATTTTATCGAAGCGTGTACGGCGCAGTTGAGTTTTTACAACATCGAACAAACTAAATTATTGGAGGAATTATCACATGAAAAAAATTACAGCACTTTTACTTTTGGCATTAACAGTTTTGATTTTGGCAGCATGCGGGGGCGGCGACGAAAAAGGCGCTGAAGGAAACAGAAAAGTTACACTTGGCATTAGCGGTTCAGATACAACAATTTGGGACTATGTAGCGAAAAAAGCAGAAAAAGAAGGAATCGACCTTGAGATTGTTACTTTCTCTGATTATGTAGCTCCAAATATTGCACTAGGTGAAGGCGAATTGGACTTGAACGCTTTCCAGACCATTTCTTATTTTGATGAATTTGTTGCTGAACATAAGCTTGATATCGTACCAATCGGTTCGACTGTAATTGCTCCAATGGGCCTATACTCAGATAAGTATAAGTCACTTGAAGAACTTCCAGAAGGCGCTCAAATTGCTTTGCCTAACGAAGCGACAAACATGGGCCGCGGACTATTGCTTCTTCAAGAAGCTGGCTTGATCGAATTATCCGATGATGCGGGACTTACAGGAACAGCAAAAGATATTACAAAAAACCCGAAAAACATCGAACTTGTTCCAATGATTTCTGGCCAAACACCACGCGCAATGGCTGACGTGGCAGCTTCTATCATTAATAACGGTATTGCAGTTGATGCAGGCTTGAACCCGACAGAAGACCCTATCGCCCGTGAAAGCGCAACAGCAAAACCGTATATTAACTTGATTGCTGCCAGCAAAGAAAACGCGGATGATCCCGATTTCTTAAAAATCGTTGAACTATACCAACAAGATGATACAAAAGATTTCATCATTGAACATACAAAAGGCGCTCAAATTCCATCATTCGTTCCTGTAGAAGAATTAGTCGATTACCAATAAAACCAAAGGAGGAAAATCAATGACAGTCATTCAAGAAGCGGCACAAACCATCTCCCAGTCAATTGAATCAAGACGTGCAGAGTATATCGCGACAAGCCAAGCCATCCATGCCAAACCGGAAATCGGCAACGAAGAAGTGTTCGCCAGCGCTACACTGGTGGAATTGCTTGAAAATGCCGGGTTCACTGTAGAGACCGGCGTAGCCGGCCATGAAACTTCCTTTTACGCAAGCAAGGAAAGCAGCTTGCCCGGTCCGACGATTGCTTATCTGGCGGAATATGATGCACTTCCGAAAATCGGCCATGCATGTGGCCATAACATTATTGGGACGACGAGTGTGGCAGCAGCTATTGCGTTGTCCGAAACATTTGCCACGACCGGCGGGCGCGTGGTCGTTCTTGGTACGCCGGCTGAAGAAGGCGGCCCGAACGGCAGCGCGAAAGGCAGTTTTGTGAAGCACGGTCTTCTTGAAGGCATCGATGCAGCTTTAATGATTCATC includes these proteins:
- the metX gene encoding homoserine O-acetyltransferase MetX; translated protein: MAVVSIGSFTLESNHTLHDVTLAYERCGERDAPAILVCHALTGDQYSVGTEEKPGWWAGLIGPGKAVDTNRFQVITFNILGGCNGSTGPQSIDPETGEPYRASFPLLTIRDMVQAEHAALQKLGINHLAAVIGGSLGGMKTLEWGHLYPDFVDTIFPLAVTPAYSDYGIAFNHIGIQAIEGDSNFNGGNYIDSTQLNGFRIARMAGMVTYRSSEMFNGRFGRDHNGKQFDVESYLTYQGEKLAKRFDANSYVTLLKAMNTHDVREVKVETEILSLSFTNDLLYPQELMVPWLKELPKASWELVETDFGHDGFLVEFEKWGGHIQGKLNSLLVSHSVQ
- a CDS encoding O-acetylhomoserine aminocarboxypropyltransferase/cysteine synthase family protein, whose product is MTNFKPETLLLHGGQQPDPGTGARGVPIHKTTSYVFKNTEHAQNLFGLKETGNIYSRIMNPTVDVFEQRVALLEGGTAAVALASGMAAIAFSILNIAEAGDEIVSDSNLYGGTYNLFANTLPRYGITVKFVDATDPENFRAAITDKTKAVFGEIIGNPSLNVFDVEKVADIAHENGVPLLIDNTFASPYGSNPIEFGADVVIHSATKWIGGHGTTIGGVAVDAGKFDWNNPRFPNYTEPDESYHGIRFGVDVPEAAFATKLRVQLLRDFGPSLSPESAHAFLQGLETLHLRLPKHSSNARKVAEFLKEHPQVEWVNYIGFEDHPSHGLAQKYLKGTFGSIVNFGVKGGREAGRKVIDSVALWSHVANVGDAKSLIIHPASTTHQQLQKEELELSGVTEELIRLSVGLENADDLIADLEQAIKSAVLENV
- a CDS encoding glycerol-3-phosphate acyltransferase is translated as MILWTAIALITGYFIGCLHGSTVAQLFSGINIKNEGIKNSGASNAAIVLGWKYGVLVAFLDIFKGFIAVAGLRMLLESFGLSNELVWTLLFVIGAGVVFGHNFPFYMNFDGGKGTAAVIGVMLALDWKLGLAGGLLMVAAALTTGYLVIGVLLLYGMFLAIAFWPAESMWPIGMALLLCAMAVWKHLENIARIKNGTEPKVYSVFKKKPAGSS
- a CDS encoding methionine ABC transporter ATP-binding protein is translated as MIQFEGVTKTYQSGKQEIHALNGIDLTVETGEIFGVIGFSGAGKSSLIRTVNLLERPTKGLVKIHGKDISTLSSKEIRKTRKDIGMIFQHFNLLNSKTVFHNVAMPLILANTPKDKIKDQVKNLLDFVGLADQAQKYPDQLSGGQKQRIGIARALATNPSVLLCDEATSALDPQTTQSILDLLRKINREYNITILLITHEMGVIREICDKVAVLEAGKVIEQGSVFDIFTNPQQPTTQRFVRSVMNDELPESLLQQIQNAGSNHSIYRIQFHGKSVGRPLISQVSREFNLDLNVLFGNITELQGRPYGNLIVEFIGDRAEIIRALTAIQNSDATVEEVQNYAS
- a CDS encoding methionine ABC transporter permease, whose product is MLVDNEQILEALWETVYMTGVSFIFSLVIGLPLGILLVVTRKGHLLQNEPVFKVLNVLINIFRSVPFIILMVAIIPLTRLIVGTSIGTAAAIVPLVFYAGPYIARLIENSLLEVDKGVIEAAQAMGASPGQIIFRFLIPEALSSLVLALTIAIVGLIGASAMAGAIGGGGLGDLAITYGYQRFDTLVMVLTVAILVVLVQGVQSFGNILSKRVRRS
- a CDS encoding MetQ/NlpA family ABC transporter substrate-binding protein; this encodes MKKITALLLLALTVLILAACGGGDEKGAEGNRKVTLGISGSDTTIWDYVAKKAEKEGIDLEIVTFSDYVAPNIALGEGELDLNAFQTISYFDEFVAEHKLDIVPIGSTVIAPMGLYSDKYKSLEELPEGAQIALPNEATNMGRGLLLLQEAGLIELSDDAGLTGTAKDITKNPKNIELVPMISGQTPRAMADVAASIINNGIAVDAGLNPTEDPIARESATAKPYINLIAASKENADDPDFLKIVELYQQDDTKDFIIEHTKGAQIPSFVPVEELVDYQ